A window of the Oncorhynchus keta strain PuntledgeMale-10-30-2019 chromosome 21, Oket_V2, whole genome shotgun sequence genome harbors these coding sequences:
- the LOC118399724 gene encoding leucine-rich repeat-containing protein 3-like, with product MGTGEWRERWLEPNLGKRLGPSLGRGLQREFGSWLFTLPLLLLLLLPPVFPQCPDSCHCVWESSMVLCTDAGLHEFPQGLPLDTIILHLERNYIHSLPEGAFRELTHLRELYLSHNHINTLSSGALRHLSSELRLLDLSHNLLRQASRDEFGSTRAKTRLYNNPWHCDCTLQELMETLNLEPETVNGIMCESSVRSSGEGSRWEDPGGASEHSGQPLVKLLNSGVNFCSLQRKTTDVAMLVTMFVWFFMVIIYVVYYVRQNQAETRRHLEYLKSLPSPRKTLTETDTISTGL from the exons atggggacaggggagtggagagagagatggctggagCCGAACCTGGGGAAAAGGCTGGGACCGAGCCTGGGTCGAGGCCTGCAGAGAGAGTTTGGAAGCTGGCTGTTCACCCTGCCTTTActgctccttctcctcctccccccggtGTTCCCCCAGTGCCCTGACAGCTGCCACTGTGTGTGGGAGAGCAGCATGGTGCTGTGTACGGACGCTGGGCTCCATGAGTTCCCCCAGGGCCTTCCTCTGGACACCATCATACTACACCTGGAGAGAAACTACATCCACTCGCTCCCTGAGGGAGCCTTCAG GGAGCTGACCCACCTGAGGGAGCTGTATCTCTCCCACAACCACATCAACACCCTCTCCTCCGGGGCCCTGCGACACCTGAGCTCAGAGCTCCGTCTCCTGGACCTCTCCCACAATCTGTTACGCCAGGCCAGCCGGGACGAGTTTGGTTCCACGCGGGCCAAGACGCGCCTCTACAACAACCCATGGCACTGCGACTGTACCCTGCAGGAGCTGATGGAGACGTTAAATCTAGAGCCGGAGACTGTCAACGGGATCATGTGTGAGAGCTCTGTGAGGAGCTCCGGGGAGGGGAGTCGCTGGGAGGATCCAGGAGGGGCTTCAGAGCACTCCGGTCAACCCCTGGTTAAGCTGCTTAACTCTGGGGTAAACTTCTGTAGTCTCCAGAGGAAGACAACGGATGTAGCCATGCTGGTGACCATGTTCGTGTGGTTCTTCATGGTCATTATTTATGTGGTCTACTACGTgagacagaaccaggctgagacCAGAAGACATCTGGAGTATCTGAAGAGTTTGCCCAGTCCGAGGAAAACACTCACGGAGACAGACACGATAAGCACTGGTCTCTGA